In Xanthomonas sp. SI, the following are encoded in one genomic region:
- a CDS encoding alpha-glucuronidase family glycosyl hydrolase, with the protein MSGHPRLRAQQRRRPLRGRWLRSACLWLVLLLPIAVAQAEDGYDLWLRYQPLAEAQAAPWRAAATQLVAGADTPMQQAARDELRRGLGGLLGAEPPLAASADRAGAIVLGTPATPAIARLRLDMRGLGEEGYLIRSVVVDGRPLTAIVGGGERGALYAAFRFLRLLQTGQAPAPLALRDAPRVKLRVLDHWDNLDGVIERGYAGASLWDWQKLPGYVDPRYTDYARANASIGINGAVLNNVNAKALSLTAAYLDKTAALAAALRPYGIRVYLSARFSAPIEIGGLRSADPLDPAVRRWWKDKADEIYARIPDFGGFLVKANSEGQPGPQDYGRSHADGANMLADALAPHGGVVMWRAFVYSHEQPDDRAKQAYSEFVPLDGKFRDNVVVQVKNGAIDFQPREPFHPLFGAMPKTPLMLEFQITKEYLGFATHLVYLGTLYQETLQADTRRGKRATVARVVEGAVDGHALSGIAGVANIGADRNWCGSIFDQANWYAFGRLAWDPQGDAQAIAEDWVRMTFGNDPALVAPVVGMMMASHEAAVDYMTPLGLHHLMGRGHHYGPAPWDAGSARPDWDPVYYHRADRNGIGFDRSATGSNAVAQYAPPLARRFGDVRTVPEEYLLWFHHVPWDHRMASGQPLWNALLGRYDHGVAEVARMRATWAGLAPYVDAQRYRQVADFLAIQQREAQWWRDASIAYWQEVSGRALPPGTVAPPHPLAYYQSLSFPYAPGNPK; encoded by the coding sequence ATGAGCGGCCACCCGCGGCTGCGTGCGCAGCAGCGTCGGCGCCCGTTGCGCGGCAGATGGCTGCGCAGCGCCTGCCTGTGGCTGGTGCTTTTGTTGCCGATCGCCGTGGCCCAGGCCGAGGACGGCTACGATCTATGGTTGCGCTACCAGCCGCTGGCCGAGGCACAGGCCGCGCCGTGGCGCGCGGCCGCCACGCAGCTGGTGGCCGGCGCCGACACGCCGATGCAGCAGGCCGCGCGCGACGAACTGCGCCGCGGCCTGGGCGGCCTGCTCGGCGCCGAGCCGCCACTGGCGGCAAGTGCGGACCGCGCCGGCGCGATCGTGCTCGGCACCCCGGCCACGCCGGCGATCGCGCGGCTGCGGCTGGACATGCGAGGCCTGGGCGAAGAGGGCTACCTGATCCGCAGCGTGGTGGTCGACGGCCGCCCGCTCACCGCCATCGTCGGCGGTGGCGAGCGCGGCGCGCTGTATGCGGCGTTCCGCTTCCTGCGCCTGCTGCAGACCGGGCAGGCACCGGCGCCGCTGGCGTTGCGCGATGCGCCGCGGGTGAAGCTGCGCGTGCTCGATCACTGGGACAACCTGGACGGCGTGATCGAACGCGGCTACGCCGGCGCCTCGCTCTGGGACTGGCAGAAACTGCCCGGCTACGTGGACCCGCGCTATACCGACTACGCGCGCGCCAACGCCTCGATCGGCATCAACGGCGCGGTGCTGAACAACGTCAACGCCAAGGCGCTGAGCCTGACCGCGGCCTACCTGGACAAGACCGCGGCGCTGGCCGCGGCGCTGCGGCCATACGGCATCCGCGTGTACCTGAGCGCGCGCTTCAGCGCGCCGATCGAGATCGGCGGACTGCGCAGCGCCGATCCGCTGGACCCGGCGGTGCGGCGCTGGTGGAAGGACAAGGCGGACGAGATCTACGCGCGCATTCCCGATTTCGGCGGCTTCCTGGTCAAGGCCAATTCCGAAGGCCAGCCAGGCCCGCAGGACTACGGGCGCAGCCACGCCGACGGCGCCAACATGCTCGCCGACGCGCTGGCGCCGCATGGCGGGGTGGTGATGTGGCGGGCCTTCGTCTATTCGCACGAACAACCGGACGACCGTGCCAAGCAGGCCTACAGCGAGTTCGTGCCGCTGGACGGCAAGTTCCGCGACAACGTGGTGGTGCAGGTCAAGAACGGCGCCATCGACTTCCAGCCGCGCGAGCCGTTCCATCCGCTGTTCGGAGCGATGCCGAAGACGCCGCTGATGCTGGAATTCCAGATCACCAAGGAGTACCTGGGCTTCGCCACGCACCTGGTCTACCTGGGCACGCTGTACCAGGAAACCCTGCAAGCGGACACGCGGCGCGGCAAGCGCGCGACGGTGGCGCGGGTGGTGGAGGGCGCGGTGGACGGGCATGCGCTCAGCGGCATCGCAGGTGTCGCCAACATCGGTGCCGACCGCAACTGGTGCGGCTCGATCTTCGACCAGGCCAACTGGTACGCGTTCGGGCGGCTGGCCTGGGATCCGCAGGGCGATGCGCAGGCCATCGCCGAGGATTGGGTGCGGATGACCTTCGGCAACGATCCGGCGCTGGTCGCGCCGGTGGTCGGCATGATGATGGCTTCGCACGAAGCCGCGGTCGATTACATGACCCCGCTCGGCCTGCATCACCTGATGGGCCGCGGCCACCATTACGGCCCGGCGCCGTGGGACGCGGGCAGCGCGCGGCCGGACTGGGACCCGGTGTACTACCACCGCGCCGACCGCAACGGCATCGGCTTCGACCGCAGCGCGACCGGCAGCAACGCGGTGGCGCAGTACGCGCCGCCGCTGGCGCGCCGCTTCGGCGACGTGCGCACGGTGCCGGAGGAATACCTGCTGTGGTTCCACCACGTACCGTGGGACCATCGCATGGCCTCGGGCCAGCCGCTGTGGAATGCGCTGCTCGGCCGCTACGACCACGGCGTGGCCGAGGTGGCGCGGATGCGAGCGACCTGGGCCGGGCTTGCACCGTACGTGGACGCGCAGCGCTATCGCCAGGTCGCCGACTTCCTGGCGATCCAGCAGCGCGAGGCGCAGTGGTGGCGCGATGCCAGCATTGCGTATTGGCAAGAGGTGTCCGGACGCGCGCTGCCGCCGGGCACCGTAGCGCCGCCGCATCCGCTGGCGTATTACCAATCGCTGTCGTTTCCGTACGCACCGGGAAATCCGAAATGA
- the xylA gene encoding xylose isomerase produces MSTSVYIGAKEYFPGIGRIAFEGKASDNPLAFKVYDANKRIGDKTMAEHLRFAVAYWHSFCGNGADPFGPGTRAYPWDAGSDALGRAEAKADAAFEFFTKLGVPYYCFHDIDLAPDADDVGQYEKNLTHMVGIAKQRQADTGIKLLWGTANLFSHPRYMNGASTNPDFNVVARAAVQVKAALDATVELGGENYVFWGGREGYASLHNTQMKREQDNMARFLTIARDYGRSIGFKGNFLIEPKPMEPMKHQYDFDSATVIGFLRQHGLDQDFKLNIEANHATLSGHSFEHDLQVASDAGLLGSIDANRGNPQNGWDTDQFPTDLYDTVGAMLVVLRQGGLAPGGLNFDAKVRRESSDPQDLFLAHIGGMDAFARGLEVAHALLTSSPLEQWRAERYSSFDSGAGAAFAAGSSTLADLAAHAAKAGAPKQVSGRQEAYENLINQYLIR; encoded by the coding sequence ATGAGCACTTCCGTCTACATCGGCGCCAAGGAATACTTCCCGGGCATCGGCCGCATCGCGTTCGAAGGCAAGGCCTCGGACAATCCGCTCGCCTTCAAGGTCTACGACGCGAACAAGCGCATCGGCGACAAGACCATGGCCGAGCACCTGCGCTTCGCGGTGGCGTACTGGCACAGCTTCTGCGGCAACGGCGCCGATCCGTTCGGTCCGGGCACGCGCGCCTATCCGTGGGACGCCGGCAGCGACGCGCTGGGCCGCGCCGAGGCCAAGGCCGATGCGGCGTTCGAGTTCTTCACCAAGCTCGGCGTGCCGTACTACTGCTTCCACGATATCGACCTGGCGCCGGACGCCGACGACGTCGGCCAGTACGAGAAGAACCTCACACACATGGTCGGTATCGCCAAGCAGCGCCAAGCGGACACCGGCATCAAGCTGCTGTGGGGCACCGCCAACCTGTTCTCGCACCCGCGCTACATGAACGGCGCCTCGACCAACCCGGACTTCAACGTGGTCGCGCGCGCGGCGGTGCAGGTCAAGGCTGCGCTCGACGCCACGGTGGAGCTGGGCGGCGAGAACTACGTGTTCTGGGGCGGCCGCGAAGGCTATGCCAGCCTGCACAACACGCAGATGAAGCGCGAGCAGGACAACATGGCGCGCTTTCTGACCATCGCTCGCGACTACGGCCGCAGCATCGGCTTCAAAGGCAATTTCCTGATCGAGCCCAAGCCGATGGAGCCGATGAAGCACCAGTACGACTTCGACAGCGCCACGGTGATCGGCTTCCTGCGCCAGCACGGCCTGGACCAGGACTTCAAGCTCAACATCGAGGCCAACCACGCCACGCTGTCGGGCCACAGCTTCGAGCACGACCTGCAGGTGGCCAGCGATGCCGGGCTGCTCGGCAGCATCGACGCCAACCGCGGCAATCCGCAGAACGGTTGGGACACCGACCAGTTCCCGACCGACCTGTACGACACGGTCGGCGCGATGCTGGTGGTGCTGCGGCAGGGCGGGCTGGCGCCGGGCGGCTTGAACTTCGACGCCAAGGTGCGGCGCGAGTCGTCCGATCCGCAGGATCTGTTCCTGGCCCACATCGGCGGCATGGACGCGTTCGCGCGCGGGCTGGAAGTGGCCCATGCGCTGCTGACGTCCTCGCCGCTGGAGCAATGGCGCGCCGAGCGTTACAGCAGCTTCGACAGCGGCGCCGGCGCGGCGTTCGCGGCCGGCAGCAGCACGCTGGCGGACCTGGCGGCGCACGCGGCCAAGGCCGGCGCGCCCAAGCAGGTCAGCGGCCGCCAGGAAGCCTACGAGAACCTGATCAACCAGTACCTGATCCGCTGA
- a CDS encoding sialate O-acetylesterase produces the protein MTPHRSAVHITRRLLLAALCVPAFAHADDAPLLNALFQDHAVLQRDAPIRVWGQAAAGETVTVQLAQQRVQARADRQGRWQAQLAPLPAGGPYVLQASTAHGRVQRADDVLLGDVWLCSGQSNMELPVQRTLDTRSEIADAQQPAIRMFKVPAQSSPTPQAQFGGAAAWQPTTPETVGAFSAACYYFARELRKTVDVPMGLINASWGGSQMQAWIGDAALRKVDGNAPALDVLARYAKDPQQAAPRWGGLWETWWRAHGTGAPWQPDDASEDWRAAPAALGAWDDWGVPQLVNFNGMVWYRSTVTLSAEQAKQQATLALGPVDELDQTWVNGQAVGSSYGADQPRSYRLPRGTLHAGKNTVVVNVYNSYRRGGLLGAAQAQQLQLGDGSRVALAGWQYRIVPPQLGTPPRAPWSSAAGLTTLYNGMIAPLGRVGLRGVLWYQGESNTGDAAGYPALLDAWQRDWRQRFGAQLPLLLVQLANYGAPPTQPGDSGWAQLREAQRRFVAADPHAGLAVAIDIGDRYDIHPANKQELGRRLARAARHVVYGEALAPSGPVPHALRRDGAALVVDFDDVDGALQTYSADAPIGFELCGAASGSCRYAQAELQGRSVRLPVPAGTAPTRVRYCWADSPVCTLFDRARLPAGPFELSLPSVARAAAASSP, from the coding sequence ATGACGCCGCACCGTTCCGCTGTCCACATCACCCGCCGCCTGCTGTTGGCGGCGCTGTGCGTGCCCGCGTTCGCGCATGCCGACGACGCACCGTTGTTGAATGCGCTGTTCCAGGACCACGCGGTGCTGCAGCGCGATGCGCCGATCCGCGTCTGGGGGCAGGCCGCGGCCGGCGAGACGGTGACCGTGCAGCTGGCGCAGCAGCGCGTGCAGGCGCGCGCCGACCGCCAGGGCCGCTGGCAGGCGCAGCTGGCGCCGTTGCCAGCCGGCGGGCCGTACGTCCTGCAGGCCAGCACCGCGCACGGCCGCGTGCAGCGCGCCGACGACGTGCTGCTTGGCGACGTGTGGCTGTGCTCGGGCCAGTCGAACATGGAGCTGCCGGTGCAGCGCACGCTGGATACGCGCAGCGAGATCGCCGACGCGCAGCAGCCGGCGATCCGCATGTTCAAGGTGCCGGCGCAGTCCAGCCCGACCCCGCAGGCGCAGTTCGGCGGCGCCGCCGCCTGGCAGCCGACCACGCCGGAGACGGTGGGCGCGTTCTCCGCGGCCTGCTATTACTTCGCCCGCGAACTGCGCAAGACGGTGGACGTGCCGATGGGGCTGATCAATGCCTCCTGGGGCGGTTCGCAGATGCAGGCGTGGATCGGCGATGCGGCGCTGCGCAAGGTGGACGGCAACGCGCCGGCGCTGGACGTGCTGGCGCGCTACGCCAAGGATCCGCAGCAGGCGGCGCCGCGCTGGGGCGGGCTGTGGGAGACGTGGTGGCGCGCGCACGGCACTGGTGCGCCTTGGCAGCCGGACGATGCCAGTGAAGACTGGCGCGCCGCACCGGCGGCGCTGGGCGCCTGGGACGACTGGGGCGTGCCGCAGCTGGTCAATTTCAACGGCATGGTCTGGTACCGCAGCACGGTCACGTTGAGCGCCGAGCAGGCGAAACAGCAGGCGACGCTGGCGCTGGGGCCGGTGGACGAACTCGACCAGACCTGGGTCAACGGCCAGGCGGTGGGCAGCAGCTACGGCGCCGACCAACCGCGCAGCTATCGCCTGCCGCGCGGTACGTTGCACGCGGGCAAGAACACCGTGGTGGTCAACGTGTACAACAGCTACCGCCGCGGCGGCCTGCTCGGCGCTGCGCAGGCGCAGCAGCTGCAACTGGGCGACGGCAGTCGGGTGGCGCTGGCCGGGTGGCAATACCGCATCGTGCCGCCGCAGCTGGGCACGCCGCCGCGCGCGCCGTGGTCCTCGGCCGCGGGCCTGACCACGCTGTACAACGGCATGATCGCGCCGCTGGGCCGGGTCGGCCTGCGCGGCGTGCTGTGGTACCAGGGCGAATCCAATACCGGCGATGCCGCCGGCTATCCGGCATTGCTCGACGCCTGGCAGCGCGATTGGCGGCAGCGCTTCGGCGCGCAATTGCCGCTGCTGCTGGTGCAACTGGCCAACTACGGCGCGCCGCCCACCCAGCCCGGCGACAGCGGCTGGGCGCAGCTGCGCGAGGCGCAACGGCGCTTCGTCGCGGCCGATCCGCACGCCGGCCTGGCGGTGGCGATCGACATCGGCGACCGCTACGACATCCATCCGGCCAACAAGCAGGAACTCGGCCGGCGCCTGGCGCGCGCGGCGCGGCACGTGGTCTACGGCGAGGCCTTGGCGCCGTCCGGGCCGGTGCCGCATGCGCTGCGCCGCGATGGCGCAGCGCTGGTCGTCGATTTCGACGATGTCGATGGCGCATTGCAGACCTATAGCGCGGATGCACCGATCGGTTTCGAACTGTGCGGCGCGGCATCCGGCAGCTGCCGCTATGCGCAGGCCGAACTGCAGGGCCGCAGCGTGCGCCTGCCGGTTCCCGCCGGCACCGCGCCTACCCGCGTTCGCTATTGCTGGGCCGACAGCCCGGTGTGCACCTTGTTCGACCGCGCCAGGCTGCCGGCCGGTCCGTTCGAACTTTCCCTCCCGTCCGTGGCCCGTGCGGCTGCGGCTTCTTCCCCGTGA
- the manD gene encoding D-mannonate dehydratase ManD — MTQTSDSASSAQGSARDREIVEARVIVTCPGRNFVTLKIVTRSGVYGLGDATLNGRELAVASYLQDHVVPNLIGRDAGRIEDIWQFFYRGAYWRRGPVTMTAIAAVDVALWDILGKMAGMPLYQLLGGRSREGALVYGHANGRDIAETSEEVARFRELGFIAIRAQCGVPGIKKTYGISSGGKPYEPAESELPTETVWSTPRYLSVVPKLFEQLRADHGDEIELLHDAHHRLTPIEAARLARDLEPYRLFWLEDATPAENQRAFETIRQHSVTPLAVGEVFNSIWDCKHLIEQQLIDYIRTTIVHAGGITHVRRLADFAALHQVRTGFHGATDLSPVCMGAALHFDTWVPNFGIQEYMFHSDEANAVFPHDYTFHAGRLHCGETPGHGVDIDETLAARYPYAPKQLPVARLEDGAMWDW, encoded by the coding sequence ATGACCCAGACTTCCGATAGCGCTTCTTCCGCCCAAGGCTCGGCCCGCGATCGCGAGATCGTCGAGGCGCGGGTCATCGTCACCTGCCCGGGGCGCAATTTCGTCACCCTCAAGATCGTCACCCGTTCCGGCGTGTACGGCCTGGGCGACGCCACCCTCAACGGCCGCGAACTGGCGGTGGCGTCCTATCTGCAGGACCACGTGGTGCCGAACCTGATCGGCCGCGACGCCGGCCGCATCGAGGACATCTGGCAGTTCTTCTACCGCGGCGCGTACTGGCGGCGCGGGCCGGTGACGATGACCGCGATCGCCGCGGTGGACGTGGCGCTGTGGGACATCCTCGGCAAGATGGCCGGCATGCCGCTGTACCAGCTGCTGGGTGGGCGCTCGCGCGAAGGCGCGCTGGTCTACGGCCACGCCAACGGCCGCGACATCGCCGAGACCAGCGAGGAAGTCGCCCGCTTCCGCGAACTGGGCTTCATCGCCATCCGCGCGCAGTGCGGCGTGCCCGGGATCAAGAAGACCTACGGCATTTCCAGCGGCGGCAAGCCCTACGAACCGGCCGAGAGCGAACTGCCGACCGAGACCGTGTGGTCCACGCCGCGCTATCTCAGCGTGGTGCCGAAGTTGTTCGAACAGTTGCGCGCCGACCATGGCGACGAGATCGAACTGCTGCACGACGCGCATCACCGCCTGACCCCGATCGAGGCGGCGCGGCTGGCGCGCGACCTGGAACCGTACCGGCTGTTCTGGCTGGAAGACGCCACGCCCGCGGAAAACCAGCGCGCGTTCGAGACCATCCGCCAGCACTCGGTGACGCCGCTGGCGGTGGGCGAGGTGTTCAATTCGATCTGGGACTGCAAGCACCTGATCGAACAACAGCTGATCGACTACATCCGCACCACCATTGTGCATGCCGGCGGCATCACCCACGTGCGCCGCCTGGCCGACTTCGCCGCGCTGCACCAGGTGCGTACCGGCTTCCATGGCGCCACGGATCTTTCGCCGGTGTGCATGGGCGCGGCGCTGCACTTCGATACCTGGGTACCGAACTTCGGCATCCAGGAATACATGTTCCATTCCGACGAAGCCAACGCGGTGTTCCCGCACGACTACACCTTCCATGCCGGCCGCCTGCATTGCGGCGAG
- a CDS encoding recombination-associated protein RdgC yields MFFRNLTLFRFPTTLDFSEIDKLLPEVQLKPVGPLEMSSRGFISPFGRDEREVLSHRIAEFLWLTVGGEDKILPGSVVNDLLERKVAEIEEKEGRRPGGKARKRLKDDLIHELLPRAFVKSSRTDAMLDLQHGYVAVDTSSRKTGENVMSEIRGVLGSFPALPLNAEVAPRSILTGWIAGEPLPEGLSLGEECEMKDPIEGGAVVKCQHQELRCDEIDKHLEAGKQVTKLALILDDHVSFVLGDDLVIRKLKFLDGALDQLENTDQDGVRAELDARFALMSAEVRRLFLLLEEALKLSKAET; encoded by the coding sequence ATGTTCTTTCGCAACCTGACCCTGTTCCGCTTCCCCACCACCCTCGACTTCTCCGAGATCGACAAGCTCCTGCCGGAAGTGCAGCTCAAGCCGGTCGGCCCGCTGGAAATGAGCTCGCGCGGCTTCATCTCCCCGTTCGGCCGCGACGAGCGCGAAGTGCTGTCGCACCGCATCGCCGAGTTCCTGTGGCTGACCGTCGGCGGCGAGGACAAGATCCTGCCCGGCTCGGTGGTCAACGACCTGCTCGAGCGCAAGGTCGCCGAGATCGAGGAGAAGGAAGGCCGCCGGCCCGGCGGCAAGGCGCGCAAGCGGCTCAAGGACGATCTGATCCACGAATTGCTGCCGCGCGCCTTCGTCAAGTCCTCGCGCACCGACGCGATGCTCGACCTGCAGCACGGCTACGTCGCGGTGGACACCTCCAGCCGCAAGACCGGCGAGAACGTGATGTCCGAGATCCGCGGCGTGCTGGGCAGCTTCCCGGCGCTGCCGCTGAATGCGGAAGTGGCGCCGCGCTCGATCCTGACTGGCTGGATCGCCGGCGAGCCCCTGCCCGAAGGCCTGAGCCTGGGCGAGGAGTGCGAGATGAAGGATCCGATCGAAGGCGGCGCGGTGGTCAAGTGCCAGCACCAGGAACTGCGCTGCGACGAGATCGACAAGCACCTGGAAGCCGGCAAGCAGGTCACCAAGCTGGCGCTGATCCTGGACGACCATGTCTCCTTCGTGCTCGGCGACGACCTGGTGATCCGCAAGCTGAAGTTCCTCGACGGCGCCCTGGACCAGCTGGAGAACACCGACCAGGACGGCGTGCGCGCCGAACTGGACGCCCGTTTCGCGCTGATGAGCGCCGAAGTGCGGCGCCTGTTTCTGTTGCTGGAAGAGGCGTTGAAGCTGAGCAAGGCGGAGACCTGA
- a CDS encoding LacI family DNA-binding transcriptional regulator yields MEKVRKSVRRKSLAVTIDEVAALAKVSPMTVSRVINGQGNVRDSTREQVMRAVDTLGYTPNLAASALAAAQSTRVALIYSNPSGAYLGELLVGVLRAASRTSIQVVMDYWDDLGAEAERKAARKLAKSGVAGVILPPPLCESDAAIRELVRAKVPVVAIASDRFSDQVACVRIDEFNASKDITAYLIAQGHTRIGYIAGRSNLSASARRFEGFQAALAEAGLRLDRHLLQPGDYTYRSGLDAAEKLLSRRHRPSAIIASNDDMAAAAISVAHRRGLDVPHDLSVVGFDDTSAATTVWPELTTIRQPIAAMADAAIDILLRSIRSKERTARTKIDHVLAHQLVKRDSVAAPAAARSERR; encoded by the coding sequence TTGGAGAAGGTCAGGAAATCGGTTCGCCGCAAGAGCCTCGCCGTGACCATCGACGAGGTGGCCGCACTGGCCAAGGTCTCGCCGATGACCGTGTCGCGGGTGATCAACGGCCAGGGCAACGTGCGCGACAGCACCCGCGAGCAAGTCATGCGCGCGGTCGACACGCTCGGTTACACGCCGAACCTGGCGGCCAGCGCGCTGGCTGCCGCGCAGAGCACCCGGGTCGCGCTGATCTACAGCAATCCCAGCGGCGCCTACCTCGGCGAGCTGCTGGTCGGGGTGCTGCGCGCGGCCTCGCGCACCTCGATCCAGGTGGTGATGGACTACTGGGACGACCTCGGCGCCGAGGCCGAACGCAAGGCCGCGCGCAAGCTGGCCAAGAGCGGCGTGGCCGGGGTGATCCTGCCGCCGCCGCTGTGCGAATCGGATGCGGCGATCCGCGAGCTGGTGCGCGCCAAGGTGCCGGTGGTGGCGATCGCCTCCGACCGCTTCAGCGACCAGGTCGCCTGCGTGCGTATCGACGAGTTCAACGCCAGCAAGGACATCACCGCCTACCTGATCGCGCAGGGCCACACGCGTATCGGCTACATCGCCGGCCGCTCCAATCTGTCGGCCAGCGCGCGCCGCTTCGAAGGCTTCCAGGCGGCGCTGGCTGAGGCCGGGCTGCGCCTGGACCGGCACCTGCTGCAGCCGGGCGACTACACCTATCGCTCCGGCCTGGACGCCGCCGAGAAACTGCTGTCGCGCCGCCATCGGCCCAGCGCGATCATCGCCAGCAACGACGACATGGCCGCCGCGGCGATCTCGGTCGCGCATCGGCGCGGCCTGGACGTGCCGCACGACCTGTCGGTGGTCGGTTTCGACGACACCTCCGCCGCGACCACCGTGTGGCCGGAACTGACCACCATCCGCCAGCCGATCGCAGCCATGGCCGATGCGGCGATCGACATCCTGTTGCGCAGCATCCGCAGCAAGGAACGCACGGCTCGGACGAAGATCGATCATGTGCTCGCTCATCAGCTGGTCAAGCGCGATTCGGTGGCCGCACCGGCCGCCGCGCGCAGCGAACGGCGCTGA
- a CDS encoding SprT family zinc-dependent metalloprotease: MPDFLRRLIAPPAAAVERDLVRLRLDEREIEVLRVRDPRARRIKLSVDERGARLTLPLRASLVSGERFLIEHRHWLGEQLARYQDEDDEPGLQRGVPGWLPLRGERLPLRWSEGRYARLQVDGDGAELQLPARAGDAAIARALREFYEAQARADVGRWLPKYLPSLPRAPARVRLKVMSSQWGSLAPDGSMALDLALVLGQPSAFEYVLVHELCHLLQANHSPAFWREVEARFPAWRAERDYFHAHGRRLKAQLRRLLS, translated from the coding sequence ATGCCCGATTTCCTCCGTCGCCTGATCGCGCCGCCCGCCGCGGCCGTCGAACGCGACCTCGTCCGCCTGCGGTTGGACGAGCGCGAGATCGAGGTGCTGCGCGTGCGCGACCCGCGCGCGCGGCGGATCAAGCTCAGCGTGGACGAACGCGGCGCGCGGCTGACCCTGCCGCTGCGCGCCAGCCTGGTGTCCGGCGAGCGCTTCCTGATCGAGCACCGGCACTGGCTCGGCGAGCAGCTGGCGCGTTACCAGGACGAAGACGACGAGCCCGGCCTGCAGCGCGGCGTGCCCGGCTGGCTGCCGCTGCGCGGCGAACGCCTGCCGCTGCGCTGGAGCGAGGGCCGCTACGCGCGGCTGCAGGTCGATGGCGACGGGGCGGAGCTGCAGCTGCCGGCGCGCGCCGGCGATGCCGCGATCGCGCGCGCGCTGCGCGAGTTCTACGAAGCGCAGGCGCGCGCCGACGTCGGCCGCTGGCTGCCCAAGTACCTGCCCTCGCTGCCGCGCGCACCGGCGCGGGTGCGGCTGAAGGTGATGTCCTCGCAATGGGGTTCGCTGGCGCCGGATGGCTCGATGGCGCTGGATCTGGCGCTGGTGCTGGGCCAGCCCTCGGCGTTCGAGTACGTGCTGGTCCACGAGCTATGCCATCTGCTGCAGGCCAACCACTCGCCGGCGTTCTGGCGCGAGGTGGAAGCGCGGTTCCCGGCCTGGCGGGCCGAGCGCGACTATTTCCACGCGCACGGTCGGCGCCTGAAGGCGCAACTGCGGCGGCTGTTGAGTTAG
- the ttcA gene encoding tRNA 2-thiocytidine(32) synthetase TtcA — MTSAPLPLPQRLADPAPRERRTPSALGKRLCRQVGQAIADFGMIEAGDKVMVCLSGGKDSYTLLDILLQLQRKAPVPFELVAVNLDQKQPGFPAQVLPDYLRALGVAWHVIEQDTYSVVSRVVPEGKTMCSLCSRLRRGALYRYAAENGISKIALGHHRDDLVATFFMNLFFHARLAAMAPKLRSDDGHHVVIRPLAYVREADIADYAQARGFPLIPCTLCGSQENLQRRQVGLMLQQWDRDHPGRIEQIARAMGNVQPAQLADPALFDFRTLGAADTAPATSAWPLDDDT; from the coding sequence ATGACCTCCGCGCCCCTGCCGCTGCCGCAACGCCTCGCCGATCCCGCCCCGCGCGAGCGGCGCACGCCGTCGGCGCTGGGCAAGCGCCTGTGCCGGCAGGTCGGCCAGGCGATCGCCGATTTCGGCATGATCGAGGCCGGCGACAAGGTCATGGTCTGCTTGTCCGGCGGCAAGGACAGCTACACGCTACTGGACATCCTGCTGCAGCTGCAGCGCAAGGCGCCGGTGCCGTTCGAACTGGTGGCGGTGAACCTGGACCAGAAACAGCCCGGCTTTCCCGCGCAGGTACTGCCCGACTACCTGCGCGCGCTCGGCGTGGCCTGGCACGTGATCGAGCAGGACACCTACTCGGTGGTCAGCCGCGTGGTGCCCGAAGGCAAGACCATGTGTTCGCTGTGCTCGCGGCTGCGCCGCGGCGCGCTGTACCGCTATGCCGCCGAAAACGGCATCAGCAAGATCGCGCTGGGCCACCACCGCGACGACCTCGTCGCCACCTTCTTCATGAACCTGTTCTTCCACGCCAGGCTCGCGGCGATGGCGCCGAAGCTGCGCAGCGACGACGGCCACCACGTGGTGATCCGGCCGCTGGCCTACGTGCGCGAGGCCGACATCGCCGACTACGCGCAGGCGCGCGGCTTCCCGCTGATCCCGTGCACGCTGTGCGGCAGCCAGGAGAATCTGCAGCGGCGCCAGGTCGGGCTGATGCTGCAGCAGTGGGACCGCGACCATCCCGGTCGCATCGAGCAGATCGCGCGCGCCATGGGCAACGTGCAGCCGGCGCAGCTGGCCGACCCGGCGCTGTTCGATTTCCGCACGCTCGGCGCTGCCGATACCGCGCCGGCCACGTCCGCCTGGCCGCTCGACGACGACACCTGA